A single Macaca mulatta isolate MMU2019108-1 chromosome 15, T2T-MMU8v2.0, whole genome shotgun sequence DNA region contains:
- the LOC106993776 gene encoding uncharacterized protein LOC106993776 — protein MPPEAWKREGRSTQRTVLRKARSSPTPHAGEAAPRRGRRSLGAQTAHCPRLRGASRLPPTERAPAHGRRKTPSPGPHLAPRVPGGPHLRPPSAPTLPEVRGARPGLPRTSRPSTSFLTLRLAEEAEPLFNAQKPTYLSPCQGGEKRGKAAALGEAV, from the coding sequence ATGCCGCCCGAGGCGTGGAAAAGGGAGGGGAGAAGCACCCAGAGGACAGTCCTGCGTAAAGCCCGCTCCTCCCCTACCCCGCACGCCGGAGAGGCGGCCCCGCGCCGGGGGAGACGCAGTCTGGGTGCGCAGACTGCGCACTGCCCGCGGCTCCGCGGAGCCTCCCGGCTGCCGCCCACCGAACGTGCGCCCGCTCACGGCCGCCGGAAGACTCCGAGCCCCGGCCCGCACCTGGCGCCCCGCGTCCCCGGAGGCCCTCACCTTCGCCCACCGTCCGCTCCCACACTCCCTGAGGTTCGAGGCGCGCGCCCCGGGCTGCCGCGCACGTCTCGGCCCTCTACCTCCTTCCTAACACTCCGCCTGGCAGAGGAGGCAGAACCATTGTTCAATGCTCAGAAGCCCACATACCTCAGCCCCTGTCAAGGGGGCGAGAAACGAGGCAAAGCAGCGGCTTTGGGGGAGGCGGTGTGA